In Acipenser ruthenus chromosome 58, fAciRut3.2 maternal haplotype, whole genome shotgun sequence, a genomic segment contains:
- the LOC117407633 gene encoding zinc finger protein 436-like isoform X3 produces MKHMTEGQKQQRTTTAVRVRTDQPHSKEVSEMEAAHISPELPIRWVVSADRTVEIKEEVTELGCDQANERILQEETPPSSITERGIGMKLVRLGRREESEMASSRITVEAPELKPALIKEESPVLESVHIKQESPELESVHIKRVVLNSKPLSSLQGSLPCPGCGESFNPEGNLETSSGKTLHRCAGCVKTFRESGILNGQQQTGTGKTPYNCHECGADFRHHSTVKHHLRVLKVQLGYPCERQDSEMEPVHIKEELPELDPVHVKEELPELEPVHITEETPALEPVQINEESPEVESAERQHLSGSKVEEREHDSTPLLQCKNSPSDKPQCKKHRETTPQEEKQLIVKIPSVQVLFFLESAETARSVCVTDSETQGNLKTLPCSTEDGKSSCQLDSPETHKGNHTGGTAFPCADCGKRFSNLAHLKRHQRVHSGEKPHHCNDCGRSFTQLGSFKTHQLIHTGQKTHHCNSCDKRFSRSEYLKAHQRIHTGEKPHHCNDCGKRFTQLGNLKKHQLIHTDEKPHHCNTCEKRFSRSEYLKHHQRIHTGEKPHHCNYCGRSFTQFGSLKTHQLIHTGEKPHHCNDCGKCFTQLGNLKIHQRIHTGEKPHHCNECGRSFTRIDNLKMHQRIHTGEKPHHCNDCGKSFTELGHLKRHQLIHAAAKP; encoded by the exons ATGAAACACATGACTGAAGGACAGAAACAGCAACGCACAACGACTGCAGTGAGAG TGAGAACGGATCAGCCTCACTCAAAGGAAGTTTCtgagatggaagcagctcacatcagcccagagcttcctattcgatgggttgtttctgcagacaggactgttgagatcaaggaggaagtgactgagctggggtgtgaccaggccaatgagcggatcctgcaggaggaaaccccaccttctagcatcactgagagag gtattggTATGAAATTGGTACGTCTTGGTAGAAGAGAAGAATCAGAAATGGCATCTTCTCGCATTACAGTGGAGGCCCCTGAACTGAAACCTGCCctcattaaagaggagagtcctgtgctAGAATCAGTCCACATTAAACAGGAGAGCCctgaactagaatcagtccatattaaaaggGTTGTTCTCAATTCTAAACCCTTAAGCAGCTTGCAGGGCTCTCTTCCCTGTCCTGGATGTGGGGAGAGTTTTAATCCTGAAGGAAACCTTGAAACATCTTCTGGAAAGACTCTGCATCGCTGTGCTGGATGTGTGAAGACTTTCAGGGAGTCAGGAATCCTGAACGGACAGCAGCAAACAGGcactggaaagactccatataacTGTCATGAATGCGGGGCAGATTTCAGACACCACAGCACCGTGAAACACCACCTGCGAGTTCTGAAGGTACAGCTGGGTTATCCTTGTGAAAGGCAGGATTCAGagatggagcctgtccacattaaagaggagcttCCTGAACTAGACCCTGTCCATGTGAAAGAGGAGCTTCCTGAGCTGGAACCTGTCCACATTACAGAGGAGACCCCGGCACTTGAACCTGTCCAGATTAACGAGGAAAGTCCCGAGGTAGAATCAGCAGAACGTCAACACCTTTCAG GTTCTAAAGTAGAAGAaagagaacacgactccactccattactgcagtgcaaaaactcTCCCAGTGACAAACCTCAGTGCAAGAAGCACAGAGAGACGACGCCCCAAGAAGAAAAACAATTAATTGTTAAAATCCCTTCTGTACAAGTGCTGTTTTTTCTGGAGAGTGCAGAGACTGCACGTTCTGTGTGTGTGACcgattctgaaacccagggcaacttgaagaccttgccttGTTCTACTGAAGatgggaagagttcctgtcagTTAGACTctcctgaaactcacaagggaaatcacACAGGAGGGACTGcatttccctgtgctgattgtgggaagagattcagtaaTTTAGcacaccttaaaagacaccagcgtgtTCACTCAGGAGAGAAGCCACACCACTGTAATGATTGTGGGAGAAGTTTCACTCAATTAGGAAGTTTTAAAACACACCAATTAATCCACACAGGACAGAAAACACACCACTGTAATTCATGTGACAAGAGGTTCTCTCGATCAGAATATCTTAAagcacaccagcgcattcacactggagagaaaccacaccactgtaatgaTTGTGGGAAGCGCTTCACTCAATTAGgaaatcttaaaaaacaccaacTAATTCACACAGACgagaaaccacaccactgtaatACATGTGAGAAGAGGTTCTCTCGATCAGAATATCTTAAAcatcaccagcgaattcacacaggagagaagccacacCACTGTAATTATTGTGGGAGAAGTTTCACTCAATTTGGAAGTCTTAAAACACACCAAttaatccacactggagagaaaccacaccatTGTAATGATTGTGGGAAGTGCTTCACTCAATTAGGAAATCTTAAAATACACCAACGgatacacacaggagagaaaccacaccactgtaatgaatgtggaaGAAGTTTCACTCGAATAGACAACCTTAAAAtgcaccaacgaattcacacaggagagaaaccacaccactgcaatgactgtgggaagagcttcactgAATTAGGACATCTTAAAAGACACCAATTAATTCACGCAGCAGCGAAACCCTGA
- the LOC117407633 gene encoding zinc finger protein 436-like isoform X5: MEAAHISPELPIRWVVSADRTVEIKEEVTELGCDQANERILQEETPPSSITERGIGMKLVRLGRREESEMASSRITVEAPELKPALIKEESPVLESVHIKQESPELESVHIKRVVLNSKPLSSLQGSLPCPGCGESFNPEGNLETSSGKTLHRCAGCVKTFRESGILNGQQQTGTGKTPYNCHECGADFRHHSTVKHHLRVLKVQLGYPCERQDSEMEPVHIKEELPELDPVHVKEELPELEPVHITEETPALEPVQINEESPEVESAERQHLSGSKVEEREHDSTPLLQCKNSPSDKPQCKKHRETTPQEEKQLIVKIPSVQVLFFLESAETARSVCVTDSETQGNLKTLPCSTEDGKSSCQLDSPETHKGNHTGGTAFPCADCGKRFSNLAHLKRHQRVHSGEKPHHCNDCGRSFTQLGSFKTHQLIHTGQKTHHCNSCDKRFSRSEYLKAHQRIHTGEKPHHCNDCGKRFTQLGNLKKHQLIHTDEKPHHCNTCEKRFSRSEYLKHHQRIHTGEKPHHCNYCGRSFTQFGSLKTHQLIHTGEKPHHCNDCGKCFTQLGNLKIHQRIHTGEKPHHCNECGRSFTRIDNLKMHQRIHTGEKPHHCNDCGKSFTELGHLKRHQLIHAAAKP; encoded by the exons atggaagcagctcacatcagcccagagcttcctattcgatgggttgtttctgcagacaggactgttgagatcaaggaggaagtgactgagctggggtgtgaccaggccaatgagcggatcctgcaggaggaaaccccaccttctagcatcactgagagag gtattggTATGAAATTGGTACGTCTTGGTAGAAGAGAAGAATCAGAAATGGCATCTTCTCGCATTACAGTGGAGGCCCCTGAACTGAAACCTGCCctcattaaagaggagagtcctgtgctAGAATCAGTCCACATTAAACAGGAGAGCCctgaactagaatcagtccatattaaaaggGTTGTTCTCAATTCTAAACCCTTAAGCAGCTTGCAGGGCTCTCTTCCCTGTCCTGGATGTGGGGAGAGTTTTAATCCTGAAGGAAACCTTGAAACATCTTCTGGAAAGACTCTGCATCGCTGTGCTGGATGTGTGAAGACTTTCAGGGAGTCAGGAATCCTGAACGGACAGCAGCAAACAGGcactggaaagactccatataacTGTCATGAATGCGGGGCAGATTTCAGACACCACAGCACCGTGAAACACCACCTGCGAGTTCTGAAGGTACAGCTGGGTTATCCTTGTGAAAGGCAGGATTCAGagatggagcctgtccacattaaagaggagcttCCTGAACTAGACCCTGTCCATGTGAAAGAGGAGCTTCCTGAGCTGGAACCTGTCCACATTACAGAGGAGACCCCGGCACTTGAACCTGTCCAGATTAACGAGGAAAGTCCCGAGGTAGAATCAGCAGAACGTCAACACCTTTCAG GTTCTAAAGTAGAAGAaagagaacacgactccactccattactgcagtgcaaaaactcTCCCAGTGACAAACCTCAGTGCAAGAAGCACAGAGAGACGACGCCCCAAGAAGAAAAACAATTAATTGTTAAAATCCCTTCTGTACAAGTGCTGTTTTTTCTGGAGAGTGCAGAGACTGCACGTTCTGTGTGTGTGACcgattctgaaacccagggcaacttgaagaccttgccttGTTCTACTGAAGatgggaagagttcctgtcagTTAGACTctcctgaaactcacaagggaaatcacACAGGAGGGACTGcatttccctgtgctgattgtgggaagagattcagtaaTTTAGcacaccttaaaagacaccagcgtgtTCACTCAGGAGAGAAGCCACACCACTGTAATGATTGTGGGAGAAGTTTCACTCAATTAGGAAGTTTTAAAACACACCAATTAATCCACACAGGACAGAAAACACACCACTGTAATTCATGTGACAAGAGGTTCTCTCGATCAGAATATCTTAAagcacaccagcgcattcacactggagagaaaccacaccactgtaatgaTTGTGGGAAGCGCTTCACTCAATTAGgaaatcttaaaaaacaccaacTAATTCACACAGACgagaaaccacaccactgtaatACATGTGAGAAGAGGTTCTCTCGATCAGAATATCTTAAAcatcaccagcgaattcacacaggagagaagccacacCACTGTAATTATTGTGGGAGAAGTTTCACTCAATTTGGAAGTCTTAAAACACACCAAttaatccacactggagagaaaccacaccatTGTAATGATTGTGGGAAGTGCTTCACTCAATTAGGAAATCTTAAAATACACCAACGgatacacacaggagagaaaccacaccactgtaatgaatgtggaaGAAGTTTCACTCGAATAGACAACCTTAAAAtgcaccaacgaattcacacaggagagaaaccacaccactgcaatgactgtgggaagagcttcactgAATTAGGACATCTTAAAAGACACCAATTAATTCACGCAGCAGCGAAACCCTGA
- the LOC117407633 gene encoding uncharacterized protein LOC117407633 isoform X12, giving the protein MPRRCVAGGCSNTNEGRFKLHKWPKRPEVARVWTAFVRKTSASWRKPTKWSHLCSAHFEERCYETTAIARSCGIQPRLRADASPTVKPKKATVVAKTRPFKSPHKRVRLQTKHDELSGSAGVLVFVSPLDLLASADVSLTQQEENSKKLDPSFSTVFTSTPQIKEKFTRWKISISKEREYRGVSGNLCCHSDSSYNCR; this is encoded by the exons ATGCCTCGTCGATGTGTCGCAGGGGGTTGTAGCAACACAAACGAAGGCAGGTTTAAACTTCACAAGTGGCCGAAGCGACCAGAGGTCGCCAGGGTTTGGACGGCGTTTGTCCGGAAAACGAGCGCCTCCTGGAGGAAGCCGACAAAATGGTCGCACTTGTGCTCTGCCCATTTCGAGGAGCGGTGCTACGAGACGACAGCGATTGCCAGGTCCTGTGGTATCCAGCCTCGACTGAGAGCCGATGCGTCCCCCACAGTTAAACCAAAGAAGGCAACAGTTGTAGCGAAAACAAGACCTTTTAAGTCTCCTCATAAACGTGTGAGACTCCAGACAAAACACGACGAGCTGAGCGGGTCTGCGGGTGTGCTTGTTTTCGTGTCACCGTTAGACTTACTGGCGTCAGCTGACGTTTCCttgacccagcaagaggaaaacAGTAAGAAACTGGACCCCAGTTTTTCCACAGTATTCACTTCGACCCCCCAAATTAAAGAAAAGTTTACCAGGTGGAAGATCAGCATTTCGAAAGAGAGAGAATACAGGG GTGTTTCAGGAAATCTGTGCTGCCACAGCGACTCCAGTTACAACTGCAGGTGA